In Pleurocapsa sp. PCC 7319, the following are encoded in one genomic region:
- a CDS encoding lipopolysaccharide assembly protein LapB has protein sequence MAKKKGKKNKTLLRIATLVMGLGFAGSTLAIALSSVFSRNNYSATNAENSSDGPSAEEQIQMQVNGYQKVLEREPKNITALQGLAEIYLQTGNPEKAIPTLEKLVEYYPEQKEYAGILQIIKQQQASQPAEPTEPTEQLDNTQKTE, from the coding sequence ATGGCCAAAAAGAAAGGAAAGAAAAATAAAACTTTACTGCGTATCGCAACTTTAGTTATGGGATTGGGATTTGCTGGTTCCACGCTGGCGATCGCTTTAAGCAGTGTTTTTAGTCGCAACAACTATAGTGCAACCAATGCTGAAAACTCTAGTGATGGTCCTTCAGCAGAAGAACAAATTCAGATGCAGGTTAACGGATATCAGAAAGTATTAGAAAGGGAACCGAAAAATATCACTGCTCTTCAAGGATTAGCTGAAATATATCTCCAAACAGGTAATCCGGAAAAAGCCATACCCACCCTAGAAAAACTAGTTGAATATTATCCAGAACAAAAAGAATACGCTGGCATTTTACAAATAATTAAACAGCAACAAGCTAGTCAGCCAGCAGAACCAACAGAACCAACAGAACAATTAGACAACACCCAAAAAACTGAATAA